The genomic window GCTGTAATTATTCTTCGCATCGTTTCACCCCTATCATTTCATGGTTTCCCTTGCCCGGAGCAACCATCGGGTATACTTTGTCGAGCTTCTGTACTCTGGCATCCACAAGCACCGGGCCGTCATGCTGGAAGACTTCCTTGATTACGGAAGGGACATCGGTCTCCTTTGAAACCCGGATGCCCTTGACCCCGAAGCCTTCGGCAAGTTTGATGAAATCCGGATTCTCGGTCAGCAGTGAAGCGGAGTAGCGTTCCTCATAGAAACTTTCCTGCCACTGCCTCACCATGCCAAGTGCTTCGTTGTTGACGATGATGACTTTGATCGGGAGGTTGTGCTGCTTGATGACCGCCATCTCCTGCATGGTCATCTGGAAGCCGCCGTCCCCGACGATGGCCACCACCGTCTCTTCCGGCCGGCCGAGCTGTGCACCGATTGCTGCCGGAAGGCCGAAGCCCATCGTACCGAGTCCCCCGGATGTCACCCATTTGTGCGGAGAATTGAACTGATAGAACTGGGCTGCCCACATCTGATGCTGGCCGACGTCCGTGGTGACGATCGCATGGCCATCCGTTTCACGGTGGACCGATTCGATCAGCCACTGGGGTGAAATCAGGTCATCGGAACGTTCGAACCAGAATGGGTATTCCTTCTTATTGCGCATCGCATTTTCACTCCAGCTGGAGTGGTCGGTGCATTCGATGTCGATATCGAGCAGTGCATTCAACGCTTCCTTTGCATCCCCGACGACCGGAATCTTCGTTTCGATGTTCTTGCCGATCTCGGCAGGGTCTATATCGATGTGTGCGACTGTTGCTTCCGGTGCAAAGTGCTGGATGGCTCCTGTGAGCCGATCATCGAATCTTGCCCCGATATTGATCAGCAGGTCCGCTTCATAGAGGGCCATGTTCGCACTGTAGGAGCCGTGCATCCCGGCCATCCCGAGTGCCTGTTCATGTCCTCCCGGGAAGCTGCCGAGTCCAAGCAATGTCGTCGTGACCGGCAGTTCGAACCTTTCCGCGAAAGCCTTGAGCTCAACTGAAGCATCTGCAAAATGGACACCAGCGCCGGCAAGAAGTACCGGTTTCTTCGCCTGTGCAAGTGCTTCAGCAAGCCTTCTGATCTGCAGCGGGTTCGGCTTGATCGTCGGCTGGTACCCTGGGAGATGGAAGGATGTATCGAATGTCTTATCCGTGATCTCCTGGGCGATGTTCTTTGGAATGTCGACGACCACCGGCCCCGGCCGGCCCGTCGTAGCAATGTGGAATGCTTCCTTCGTTATCCTTGGAAGGTCCTTGATGTCCGTAACCTGATAGTTATGCTTTGTTATTGGAGTTGTCAGGCCGATTACATCCGCTTCCTGGAAAGCATCGGAACCGATGACTGCTGTGGATACCTGGCCGGTGAAGAT from Salinicoccus sp. RF5 includes these protein-coding regions:
- the ilvB gene encoding biosynthetic-type acetolactate synthase large subunit, with the translated sequence MKTQTEMHTQPVEQKLRTGADLFVQSLVEENVETVFGYPGGAVLPIYDALYRAEAPFQHILCRHEQGLIHAAEGYARVTGKPGVVIATSGPGATNLITGITDAMMDSLPVVIFTGQVSTAVIGSDAFQEADVIGLTTPITKHNYQVTDIKDLPRITKEAFHIATTGRPGPVVVDIPKNIAQEITDKTFDTSFHLPGYQPTIKPNPLQIRRLAEALAQAKKPVLLAGAGVHFADASVELKAFAERFELPVTTTLLGLGSFPGGHEQALGMAGMHGSYSANMALYEADLLINIGARFDDRLTGAIQHFAPEATVAHIDIDPAEIGKNIETKIPVVGDAKEALNALLDIDIECTDHSSWSENAMRNKKEYPFWFERSDDLISPQWLIESVHRETDGHAIVTTDVGQHQMWAAQFYQFNSPHKWVTSGGLGTMGFGLPAAIGAQLGRPEETVVAIVGDGGFQMTMQEMAVIKQHNLPIKVIIVNNEALGMVRQWQESFYEERYSASLLTENPDFIKLAEGFGVKGIRVSKETDVPSVIKEVFQHDGPVLVDARVQKLDKVYPMVAPGKGNHEMIGVKRCEE